One window from the genome of Pandoraea fibrosis encodes:
- a CDS encoding ABC transporter ATP-binding protein, with the protein MTSPQQSTPRLALTGITKRYPSVVANDDIALSVLPGEIHAVLGENGAGKSTLMKIIYGAVRPDAGEIRWEGQPTRIDSPAAARKLGIGMVFQHFSLFETLTVAENISLALDDAGHDLKALAGRIRDVSAQYGLEVDPARHVHSLSVGERQRVEIVRCLLQNPRLLIMDEPTSVLTPQAVQKLFTTLRRLASEGCSIVYISHKLDEIRDLCDRATVLRAGRVSGHAVPREETAETLAQMMIGRALPQIERRAHQPGDVLLSLRELSMASEDPFGTSLHGVTLDVHAGEIVGIAGVSGNGQAELLAALSGEVRAPQAEALHLNGRAVGRMGAATRRRLGLAFVPEERLGRGAVPSLSLTDNALLGASGTAHLGLLRGGWIRRSALRRFASLCIERFNVKAGGPDAAAQSLSGGNLQKFIVGREILQEPKVLVVAQPTWGVDVGAASFIRQQLLDLSARGVAVLVLSEELDELFEICDRITVLAQGHLSPVRKPEQTDAREIGLWMAGMFPGGPGSPGARAA; encoded by the coding sequence GTGACATCCCCCCAGCAATCCACGCCACGTCTGGCGCTGACTGGCATTACCAAGCGCTATCCGAGCGTGGTGGCCAACGACGATATCGCGTTGAGTGTGTTACCCGGCGAGATCCACGCCGTACTCGGCGAGAACGGGGCAGGCAAGAGCACGTTGATGAAGATCATCTACGGTGCCGTGCGCCCCGACGCCGGGGAAATCCGCTGGGAAGGCCAGCCGACGCGTATCGATAGCCCGGCCGCCGCCCGCAAGCTCGGCATTGGTATGGTCTTTCAGCATTTCTCGCTGTTTGAGACGCTCACGGTTGCCGAGAACATTTCCCTCGCCCTCGACGACGCCGGACACGATCTGAAGGCACTCGCCGGCCGCATTCGCGATGTCTCGGCCCAGTACGGTCTCGAGGTCGATCCGGCGCGCCATGTGCATAGTCTGTCGGTGGGGGAGCGTCAGCGCGTGGAGATTGTGCGCTGCCTGTTGCAGAACCCCCGTCTGCTCATCATGGACGAGCCCACCTCGGTACTCACGCCGCAAGCTGTCCAAAAGCTCTTCACCACGCTGCGCCGGCTGGCGTCCGAAGGTTGCAGCATCGTTTATATCAGTCACAAACTCGACGAAATCCGCGACCTGTGCGACCGCGCGACCGTGCTGCGCGCCGGGCGCGTGTCGGGGCATGCCGTGCCGCGTGAGGAGACCGCGGAGACACTGGCGCAGATGATGATCGGCCGCGCGCTGCCGCAGATCGAGCGCCGTGCCCATCAACCGGGCGATGTGCTGCTTTCCTTGCGTGAGCTATCGATGGCGAGCGAAGACCCGTTCGGCACCTCGCTGCACGGCGTCACGCTCGACGTGCATGCGGGGGAGATCGTCGGTATCGCCGGCGTTTCGGGGAATGGGCAGGCGGAGTTGCTGGCGGCGCTGTCGGGAGAAGTTCGCGCGCCGCAGGCCGAGGCGCTGCATTTGAACGGCCGAGCCGTCGGGCGCATGGGCGCGGCCACGCGGCGGCGGCTTGGGCTGGCCTTCGTGCCGGAAGAGCGCCTGGGGCGTGGCGCGGTGCCGAGCCTGTCGCTCACGGACAACGCGTTGCTCGGGGCATCTGGCACGGCGCACCTCGGATTGCTGCGTGGCGGCTGGATTCGTCGCAGCGCGCTGCGCCGATTCGCGTCGCTGTGTATCGAGCGCTTCAATGTGAAGGCGGGCGGGCCGGATGCCGCAGCGCAGAGTCTGTCGGGCGGCAATTTGCAGAAGTTCATCGTCGGACGCGAGATCCTTCAGGAGCCAAAGGTTCTGGTGGTGGCCCAGCCGACGTGGGGCGTAGACGTTGGCGCAGCGAGCTTCATCCGGCAGCAGTTGCTCGACCTGTCGGCGCGCGGCGTCGCGGTGCTGGTGCTGTCCGAAGAGCTTGACGAACTTTTCGAAATTTGCGACCGGATCACGGTGTTGGCGCAGGGGCATCTGTCGCCTGTGCGCAAGCCCGAGCAGACTGACGCTCGCGAGATCGGCCTGTGGATGGCGGGGATGTTCCCCGGCGGGCCGGGCAGTCCGGGCGCCCGTGCCGCCTGA
- a CDS encoding ABC transporter permease has translation MFDLTLEPRPSPSRTMRLAMPLVATLITLAGGVLIFSFLGKHPAQAMAAFFLAPISSLNGWSELLLKASPLCLIALGLAIGYRANVWNIGAEGQLLLGGIFASGVAIHFDGHGGPWLLPLMMAAGALGGMLWAAIPALLRVRFNANEILVSLMLTYVATQLLIYLVSGPWQDPHGMNFPQSINFSRDALFPRFFGDWHWAPWRGTRLNASVFMAVVAVPAAWFFMRKSFAGYRMEVGGLAPLAARYAGYSEPRAVWLALLIGGAAAGLAGTGEVAGPVGQLQATWAPGYGFTAIIVAFVGRLHPVGIVLASLLMALLYLGGEAVQTSLQLPKAISGVFQGLLLFSLLGCDVFVNYRLRRRARAHAQQV, from the coding sequence ATGTTCGATTTGACGCTTGAGCCAAGGCCAAGTCCTTCCCGCACCATGCGGCTCGCCATGCCGCTGGTGGCCACGCTCATTACGCTGGCCGGCGGGGTGCTCATCTTCAGTTTCCTCGGCAAGCATCCGGCGCAGGCGATGGCCGCATTCTTCCTCGCGCCGATCAGCAGTCTGAACGGCTGGTCCGAGTTGCTGCTCAAGGCGTCGCCCCTATGCCTGATCGCGCTGGGGCTGGCTATCGGCTATCGCGCCAACGTGTGGAACATCGGCGCGGAAGGCCAGTTGCTGCTGGGGGGCATTTTCGCGTCGGGCGTCGCCATCCATTTCGACGGTCACGGCGGCCCGTGGCTGCTGCCGTTGATGATGGCCGCAGGCGCACTCGGTGGCATGTTGTGGGCCGCGATTCCCGCACTGTTGCGGGTGCGCTTCAACGCCAACGAGATTCTCGTGAGCCTGATGCTGACCTACGTTGCCACGCAACTCCTGATCTATCTGGTGAGCGGGCCGTGGCAGGACCCGCACGGCATGAACTTCCCGCAGTCGATCAACTTCAGCCGCGACGCGCTGTTCCCACGCTTCTTCGGCGACTGGCATTGGGCGCCGTGGCGTGGCACACGTCTGAATGCGTCGGTGTTCATGGCGGTGGTGGCCGTGCCCGCTGCGTGGTTCTTCATGCGCAAGAGCTTTGCCGGGTACCGGATGGAAGTCGGCGGGCTCGCGCCGCTGGCCGCCCGCTATGCGGGCTATTCCGAGCCGCGCGCCGTCTGGCTGGCGTTGCTGATCGGTGGCGCCGCCGCCGGGTTGGCGGGCACGGGCGAAGTGGCGGGGCCGGTGGGCCAATTGCAGGCGACGTGGGCGCCGGGGTACGGCTTCACGGCGATCATCGTGGCGTTCGTGGGGCGTTTGCATCCGGTTGGCATCGTGCTGGCGAGTCTGCTCATGGCGCTGCTGTATCTGGGCGGCGAAGCGGTGCAGACGTCGCTCCAACTGCCCAAGGCGATCAGCGGCGTGTTTCAGGGGCTGCTGCTGTTCAGCCTGCTGGGGTGCGACGTTTTCGTGAATTACCGTTTGCGTCGCCGTGCCCGTGCGCACGCGCAGCAAGTCTGA
- a CDS encoding ABC transporter permease, with amino-acid sequence MDWINLLTPLAASAVIAAIPLMLAALGELVTEKSGVLNLGVEGTMLMGAIGAFAVTVQTGSLWLGVLAGIAAGVAMSAIFAWLTLSLMANQVATGLALTIFGVGLSAYVGRPYTDATIPMLRDLPIPGLSSIPVLGPSIFSLNPLGYLSVVLLVAIAGFLYRTRAGLVLRSIGEAPAVAHAIGYPVVRIRYLATLFGGAMSGLAGAYYSVGYLRLWQENLTAGRGWIALALVVFATWRPGRTALGALLFGVVMALQFQAQAMGIRIASQALASLPYLATIVVLVIISRNRQTIRLNAPASLGKPFFAGS; translated from the coding sequence ATGGATTGGATCAATCTGCTGACGCCGCTTGCGGCAAGTGCCGTGATCGCGGCCATTCCGTTGATGCTCGCTGCGCTGGGCGAACTGGTGACGGAGAAGTCGGGCGTGCTCAATCTCGGTGTGGAAGGCACGATGCTGATGGGAGCCATCGGCGCGTTCGCCGTGACGGTGCAGACCGGCAGCCTTTGGCTCGGCGTGCTCGCGGGGATTGCCGCGGGCGTGGCGATGTCGGCCATCTTCGCGTGGCTGACGCTCTCGCTCATGGCCAATCAGGTGGCCACGGGGCTGGCGCTGACAATTTTCGGTGTGGGATTGTCGGCTTACGTGGGCCGTCCGTACACCGACGCCACCATCCCGATGTTGCGCGACCTGCCGATTCCCGGTTTGTCGTCGATTCCCGTGTTGGGGCCGTCGATCTTTTCGCTTAACCCGCTGGGCTATCTCTCGGTGGTGCTGCTCGTGGCGATTGCCGGGTTCCTGTACCGCACGCGCGCCGGACTGGTGCTGCGCTCGATTGGCGAGGCACCTGCGGTCGCCCATGCCATCGGCTATCCGGTGGTGCGCATTCGTTATCTCGCGACACTGTTCGGTGGCGCAATGTCGGGGCTGGCCGGCGCGTATTACTCGGTTGGCTATCTGCGGCTGTGGCAAGAAAACCTGACGGCTGGCCGCGGCTGGATTGCGCTGGCGCTGGTGGTGTTTGCGACATGGCGCCCGGGACGCACGGCGCTTGGCGCGCTGCTCTTCGGCGTGGTCATGGCGCTGCAATTCCAGGCGCAGGCGATGGGCATCCGCATTGCGTCGCAGGCGCTGGCGAGCTTGCCGTATCTCGCGACGATCGTGGTGTTGGTGATCATCTCGCGCAACCGCCAGACGATCCGGCTGAATGCGCCGGCGTCGCTGGGAAAACCGTTCTTTGCGGGGTCTTGA
- a CDS encoding BMP family ABC transporter substrate-binding protein gives MRRKVLITMASLAAAMLVSACGKQESNTANAPAAASDAQASAAPAGKGPMGVAFVYIGNPGDAGWTFAHEQGAKAVEAKYGDKVSVTRVENVPEGADSERVFRDLASKGNKLIFGTSFGYMDSMVKTAADFPDVTFEHATGFKTAPNLGTYDVRTYEGAHLAGVVGGHVTKSNVIGYVASVPIPEVIRNIDAFTIAAREVNPKVKVKVVWINSWFDPGKERQAAESLVGQGADVLMQNVDSAVVMQVAEEKKIHAFGWDSDMSKFGPNAHLASAAIDWSKYYLRTVDEVMQGSWKNTPVWGGIKEDEINLVAINDKAVSEAARKAVTARHDAIRDGKYDPFTGPIKGQDGKEIVPAGKTLNDDEKHQINWFVEGVEGSLPKQ, from the coding sequence ATGCGACGTAAAGTCCTGATCACGATGGCAAGCCTGGCGGCTGCCATGCTGGTTTCCGCCTGCGGCAAGCAGGAGAGCAACACCGCGAATGCGCCGGCGGCGGCGTCCGACGCGCAGGCATCGGCGGCGCCGGCAGGCAAGGGGCCGATGGGCGTGGCGTTTGTCTACATCGGCAACCCGGGCGACGCTGGCTGGACCTTTGCTCACGAGCAAGGCGCCAAGGCCGTCGAAGCGAAGTATGGCGACAAGGTGAGCGTGACTCGCGTGGAGAACGTGCCCGAGGGTGCCGACTCGGAGCGTGTGTTCCGCGATCTGGCGAGCAAGGGCAACAAGCTGATTTTCGGCACGTCGTTCGGTTACATGGATTCGATGGTCAAGACGGCCGCCGATTTCCCGGATGTGACTTTCGAGCACGCCACCGGTTTCAAGACGGCGCCGAATCTCGGCACGTATGACGTGCGTACCTATGAGGGCGCGCATCTGGCCGGCGTAGTCGGCGGGCATGTGACGAAGTCCAATGTGATCGGCTATGTGGCATCGGTGCCGATTCCCGAAGTGATTCGCAACATCGATGCCTTCACCATCGCGGCGCGTGAAGTCAATCCGAAGGTCAAGGTGAAGGTCGTCTGGATCAATAGCTGGTTCGATCCGGGCAAGGAGCGTCAGGCGGCGGAATCGCTCGTCGGGCAGGGCGCCGACGTGCTGATGCAGAACGTCGACTCGGCCGTGGTGATGCAAGTCGCCGAAGAGAAGAAGATCCACGCCTTTGGCTGGGATTCGGACATGAGCAAGTTTGGCCCGAACGCCCATCTGGCTTCGGCGGCCATCGACTGGAGCAAGTATTACCTGCGCACCGTCGACGAAGTCATGCAGGGCTCTTGGAAGAACACGCCGGTCTGGGGGGGCATCAAGGAAGACGAGATCAACCTCGTCGCCATCAACGACAAGGCCGTGTCGGAAGCTGCCCGCAAGGCGGTGACAGCGCGCCATGACGCCATTCGCGACGGCAAGTACGATCCGTTCACCGGTCCGATCAAGGGGCAGGACGGCAAGGAGATCGTGCCGGCCGGCAAGACGCTCAACGACGACGAGAAGCACCAGATCAACTGGTTCGTCGAAGGTGTCGAAGGCTCGCTGCCGAAGCAGTAA
- a CDS encoding LysR substrate-binding domain-containing protein, whose product MSQNREPIDTYLLRVLHTLLIERSVTRAAVKLNQSQPAISAALRRLRDITGDPLLVRGKSGMVPTEYGQSLLEPTQNALREIERITVQQSNFDPATTVRTFRIGSPDYLNTLFVPTVVERFRQQAPNAQLELHSLGPAFDYEHALEDGKVDIVIGNWPEPPEQLHLSNLFVDQIVCLVRNTHPYAKRGLTLEQYLASPHLAPTPYSVAQRGAIDMHLARERLKRNVVVTIPYFNLAPYVLLKSDLIFTTTRLFADHYAEFLPLTVVEAPIDFPPMQYYQLWHERTHYSDEVRWLRSVISDATRTLLETRALP is encoded by the coding sequence ATGAGCCAAAACCGCGAACCGATCGACACCTACTTGCTGCGCGTCCTTCACACCTTGTTGATCGAGCGTAGCGTGACGCGTGCGGCCGTCAAGCTGAACCAGTCTCAGCCCGCGATCAGCGCGGCGTTGCGACGCCTGCGCGATATCACCGGCGATCCGCTGCTGGTGCGCGGCAAATCGGGCATGGTGCCCACGGAATACGGTCAATCGCTGTTGGAACCGACGCAGAACGCGCTGCGTGAAATCGAGCGCATCACGGTCCAGCAGTCGAACTTCGATCCGGCAACGACGGTGCGCACGTTCCGCATCGGCTCTCCCGACTACTTGAATACGCTCTTCGTGCCCACGGTCGTCGAGCGCTTTCGCCAGCAAGCCCCGAACGCGCAACTTGAACTGCATTCGCTCGGACCGGCGTTCGATTACGAGCACGCGCTGGAAGATGGCAAGGTCGATATCGTGATCGGCAACTGGCCCGAACCGCCCGAACAGCTTCACCTCTCGAACCTGTTCGTCGACCAGATCGTCTGTCTGGTGCGCAATACGCATCCGTATGCCAAACGCGGCCTCACGCTCGAGCAATACCTCGCCAGCCCGCACCTCGCGCCCACGCCCTACTCCGTGGCGCAACGCGGCGCCATCGACATGCACCTTGCACGCGAGCGACTCAAGCGCAACGTGGTCGTCACGATTCCGTACTTCAATCTGGCGCCGTATGTCCTGCTGAAATCCGATCTGATCTTTACGACGACGCGTCTGTTTGCCGACCATTACGCGGAGTTCTTGCCGCTCACCGTCGTCGAAGCGCCCATCGATTTCCCGCCGATGCAGTACTACCAGTTGTGGCACGAGCGCACACATTATTCAGACGAAGTACGCTGGCTGAGAAGCGTCATTTCCGACGCAACCCGCACGCTGCTCGAGACTCGCGCACTGCCCTGA